In a single window of the Montipora capricornis isolate CH-2021 chromosome 11, ASM3666992v2, whole genome shotgun sequence genome:
- the LOC138024134 gene encoding plasminogen receptor (KT)-like: MGAILGSAMKETMEENLKKSQEFMLESQKMQLGRQLQMQNAMRERQMSMQLAGAREMFYWLASFYGIATVGMLVGFKRSKSPAALVPFLPLTFIVAYQADYVYGTKMNRIRDEAENIMKEERSFLELPCGMPNFQSIEEARLNTENRRS; encoded by the exons ATGGGTGCCATTTTGGGATCAGCTATGAAAGAGACAATGGaggaaaatctgaagaaaagtcAAGAATTTATGCTAGAAAGTCAGAAGATGCAG TTAGGAAGACAACTGCAAATGCAGAATGCTATGAGGGAACGGCAAATGTCCATGCAGCTGGCTGGAGCAAGAGAGATGTTCTATTGGCTGGCATCATTTTATGGTATTGCCACGGTGGGAATGCTTGTAGG GTTCAAAAGATCCAAAAGTCCTGCAGCACTGGTTCCATTTCTACCCCTTACATTCATTGTTGCTTATCAGGCGGATTATGTATATGGTACCAAGATGAACAGGATAAGGG ATGAAGCTGAAAACATCATGAAAGAGGAGCGGTCCTTTTTGGAACTTCCCTGTGGAATGCCTAACTTTCAATCAATCGAAGAGGCACGGCTGAACACAGAAAATAGAAGATCCTGA
- the LOC138023302 gene encoding galanin receptor 2a-like, translating to MNFSNTSTSAQCLSEPVFYMWTLRLVYSAIFLLGTVGNAVVCFAIVKRKAPQNSCNLFTFNLAFHDLVLVLLYVPTQMIALEHCYAWILGKLMCQLVYMILPICQSASIGTLLAITADRFRAIVFPVKSRLTRKTVLLAIAAIWVGSIVTALPLIFIIEISPAPGFVSCVESWPSEGLLEAYWISMFVIQYLLPLSAISILAGITAYRLRKSAHPVAMESCERSEMLRKTVRKRLKQTKRITKMLIVLVLLYGICMLPQHVVFTFWTIYGDLPNKSYREQANIVANVFPIANSALNAIAYGTLNKEFKRLFKALFRCAR from the coding sequence ATGAATTTTTCCAACACATCCACGTCTGCACAATGTCTCTCTGAACCTGTTTTCTACATGTGGACATTGCGTTTGGTCTACTCAGCTATTTTCCTTCTCGGGACGGTAGGAAACGCTGTGGTGTGTTTTGCAATCGTGAAGCGAAAAGCACCGCAGAACAGCTGCAATTTGTTCACTTTCAACCTTGCGTTTCACGACCTGGTTCTTGTCTTGCTTTACGTACCAACACAAATGATCGCTTTGGAACATTGCTACGCCTGGATTCTAGGAAAACTCATGTGTCAACTAGTCTATATGATATTGCCAATCTGCCAGTCTGCTTCCATAGGAACATTACTGGCTATCACTGCGGATCGATTCCGCGCGATTGTTTTCCCAGTTAAATCCCGACTGACAAGGAAGACTGTACTTCTCGCAATAGCAGCGATTTGGGTAGGATCAATAGTGACGGCGTTACCTCTAATATTTATTATTGAAATCTCGCCTGCGCCTGGCTTCGTTTCTTGCGTTGAATCCTGGCCATCAGAAGGGTTGCTAGAAGCATACTGGATTTCGATGTTTGTAATTCAATATCTTCTTCCACTATCCGCTATTTCGATTCTGGCTGGAATCACCGCCTATAGATTGAGAAAAAGTGCCCATCCCGTTGCTATGGAGAGCTGCGAGCGAAGTGAAATGCTTAGGAAAACGGTTCGTAAGCGACTCAAACAAACGAAGCGAATTACAAAGATGTTAATCGTCTTGGTTTTGTTGTACGGCATTTGCATGTTGCCCCAACATGTCGTTTTTACCTTTTGGACAATATACGGAGACCTACCTAATAAATCATACAGGGAACAAGCCAACATTGTCGCTAACGTCTTCCCGATCGCTAACAGCGCATTAAATGCAATTGCTTACGGTACGCTGAACAAGGAATTTAAACGTTTATTTAAAGCTTTGTTTCGATGCGCCCGCTGA